The following proteins are encoded in a genomic region of Nicotiana sylvestris chromosome 4, ASM39365v2, whole genome shotgun sequence:
- the LOC104217773 gene encoding F-box protein At5g49610-like has protein sequence MKRLCRSSDKHVRRLSEDIIIEILHCLPSKSLARFESVCKQWRKYIADPSLVYSCRSQRRWKPSQMIGFFCQDRELSKCSDISFFFSLEKSSEVIDGILDESVKFLGRGVYIIASSNGFILVAEDLWYERVYYVYNPLTRQHVAVPVTKTSCIDRVAVGFLCKVDDPEKDVISFTIVRYKIWFGFRSSVTISR, from the coding sequence ATGAAACGTCTATGCAGATCGTCTGATAAACATGTACGTCGGTTGTCCGAGGATATCATAATTGAAATATTACATTGTTTGCCTTCTAAATCTTTGGCAAGGTTTGAATCTGTATGTAAGCAGTGGAGGAAGTACATTGCTGATCCATCTTTGGTTTATAGTTGTCGTTCTCAACGACGATGGAAGCCGTCTCAAATGATAGGTTTCTTTTGTCAAGATAGAGAGCTTTCTAAATGTTCAGATATTAGCTTTTTCTTCTCATTGGAGAAATCTTCGGAAGTGATTGATGGTATTTTAGATGAATCGGTCAAATTTCTTGGCAGGGGAGTCTACATTATTGCATCATCTAATGGTTTCATTCTTGTCGCTGAGGATTTATGGTATGAGAGAGTTTATTATGTTTATAATCCTTTAACGAGGCAACATGTTGCAGTTCCTGTAACTAAAACCAGCTGCATAGACCGCGTAGCTGTTGGATTTCTTTGCAAGGTAGATGACCCTGAAAAAGATGTGATCTCATTTACTATAGTTCGTTAcaaaatttggtttggttttcgttCTAGTGTAACAATCTCACGCTAG
- the LOC104217772 gene encoding receptor protein kinase CLAVATA1, which produces MSAASFLLLFQIFIFFPFTINAYSDLETLLKLKESIVGISSSGLNDWKNITTNSSTSTFVHYCSFSGITCNNDLRVISLNISNVPLFGTIPPEIGLLDKLENLIMFGDNLTGTLPLEISKLSSIKYVNLSNNSFSGPFPREILLGLIELESFDIYNNNFTGELPTEFVKLKKLKTLHLGGNYFHGEIPEAYSYIESLLWLGLQGNSLTGKIPKSLALLPNLEELRLGYFNSYEGGIPTEFGSISTLKLLDLANCNLDGEIPPSLGNLKKLHSLFLHANRLTGHIPSELSGLKSLMSLDLSINQLTGEIPESFVKLQNLTLINFFKNNLHGPIPPFIGDLPNLEVLQIWGNNFTLELPENLGRNGRLLKLDVTGNHFTGRIPPDLCKSGKLKTLILMENYFFGPIPEQLGECTSLTRIRVRKNYLNGTIPAGFFKFPLMDMLELDNNYFTGQLPTEINANNLSSLVLSNNWITGNIPPSIGNLKNLVTLSLDKNRLSGEIPQEIASLKKLVTINLSGNNLTGEIPSSIALCSELTLIDLSRNQLAGEVPKEITKLDSLNVLNLSRNQLNGAIPGDIGVMSGLTVLDLSYNDLSGRRPTNGQLKFFSDKSFVGNPKLCSPRATFCPSASNSAQNSHKSHSGKFTTTQLVVIIIILVTVALLLAVTWVFVKKEKFKNSKIWKLTAFQKLDFRAEDVLECLKEENIIGKGGAGVVYRGSMPNGIDVAIKKLVGRGTGHHDHGFSAEIQTLGRIKHRYIVRLLGYVSNKDTNVLLYEYMSNGSLGDMLHGAKGAHLRWETRYRIAVEAAKGLCYLHHDCSPSIIHRDVKSNNILLDSDYEAHVADFGLAKFLQDAGASECMSSIAGSYGYIAPEYAYTLKVDQKSDVYSFGVVLLELITGHKPVGEFGDGVDIVRWVNKTISELSQPSDAASVLAVVDSRLHSYPIGSVINLFKIAMMCVEEESCARPTMREVVHLLTNPPQSTTTAATTTLLAL; this is translated from the exons ATGTCTGCTGCTTCCTTTCTCCTTCTCTTCCAAATTTTCATCTTTTTTCCTTTCACCATTaatgcatactctgatcttgaaACCCTTTTAAAACTCAAAGAATCCATTGTTGGTATTTCAAGTTCTGGTCTCAATGACTGGAAAAATATCACAACAAATTCCTCAACTTCCACTTTTGTTCATTATTGTTCTTTCTCTGGTATTACATGTAATAATGATTTACGTGTTATATCTTTGAACATTTCTAATGTTCCTTTGTTTGGTACAATTCCACCTGAAATTGGTCTTTTAGACAAACTTGAAAATCTTATTATGTTTGGAGATAACTTAACTGGTACACTCCCTTTAGAAATATCCAAACTTTCTTCTATTAAATACGTTAATCTTTCAAATAACAGTTTTTCTGGTCCTTTTCCTAGAGAAATCTTGTTGGGGTTAATAGAACTTGAATCATTTGATATTTATAATAATAATTTTACTGGTGAGCTTCCTACTGAGTTTGTGAAACTTAAAAAGCTAAAGACTTTACATCTTGGAGGAAATTATTTTCATGGTGAAATACCAGAAGCTTATTCTTATATTGAAAGTTTACTATGGTTAGGTTTACAGGGTAATTCACTTACTGGAAAAATACCAAAGAGTTTGGCTTTGCTTCCAAATCTTGAAGAACTTAGGTTGggttattttaatagttatgaaGGTGGAATTCCAACTGAGTTTGGCTCTATTAGTACACTTAAGCTTCTTGATCTTGCTAATTGTAATCTTGATGGTGAAATTCCTCCTAGTCTTGGAAATTTGAAGAAGTTGCATTCTCTGTTCCTACATGCCAACCGTCTTACAG GTCACATACCATCTGAACTCTCTGGTTTAAAGAGCTTGATGTCTCTAGACCTGTCCATTAACCAACTCACTGGAGAAATACCAGAGAGTTTCGTGAAGTTGCAGAATTTGACATTGATAAACTTTTTCAAGAACAACTTGCACGGTCCGATTCCCCCGTTTATTGGAGATCTTCCAAATCTTGAAGTGTTGCAGATTTGGGGCAACAATTTTACCCTGGAATTGCCCGAAAATCTTGGCCGTAATGGGAGGTTATTGAAACTGGATGTTACTGGCAATCATTTTACTGGAAGAATACCTCCTGATTTGTGTAAAAGTGGAAAGTTGAAGACTTTAATTCTAATGGAAAATTATTTCTTTGGTCCAATTCCTGAACAACTTGGTGAGTGCACATCGTTGACTCGAATTCGTGTTAGGAAGAATTACCTAAATGGTACTATTCCAGCTGGTTTTTTCAAGTTTCCTCTAATGGATATGCTTGAACTTGATAACAACTATTTCACGGGGCAGTTACCAACGGAGATCAACGCGAATAATCTCTCGAGTCTTGTGCTTTCTAACAACTGGATTACTGGAAATATTCCTCCATCTATTGGGAACTTGAAGAACTTAGTGACTTTGTCACTTGATAAGAACAGATTATCTGGTGAAATTCCTCAAGAAATTGCGAGTTTAAAGAAACTTGTGACCATCAACTTGAGTGGCAACAATTTAACAGGTGAAATCCCGAGTTCCATTGCTCTCTGCTCAGAACTAACATTAATTGACTTGAGCAGAAACCAATTGGCTGGTGAAGTTCCAAAAGAGATCACCAAATTAGACAGCTTGAACGTGCTCAACCTGTCGCGAAACCAACTGAATGGTGCCATTCCTGGAGATATTGGAGTGATGAGTGGTTTAACAGTTTTGGATCTTTCTTACAATGATCTTTCTGGGCGGAGACCGACCAACGGACAGTTAAAATTCTTCAGTGACAAGTCTTTTGTAGGAAATCCTAAACTCTGTTCGCCCCGTGCTACATTTTGTCCCTCAGCTTCAAACTCAGCTCAAAACTCCCACAAAAGCCATTCTGGGAAATTTACCACTACACAATTGGTGGTTATAATAATCATTTTAGTCACTGTTGCATTGCTGTTGGCGGTTACGTGGGTGTTCGTCAAGAAGGAAAAGTTCAAAAATTCAAAGATTTGGAAGCTAACAGCATTCCAGAAACTTGATTTCAGAGCTGAGGATGTTTTGGAGTGTTTAAAAGAAGAGAACATAATTGGAAAAGGTGGAGCTGGGGTAGTGTATCGAGGGTCAATGCCAAATGGCATCGACGTTGCAATAAAGAAACTTGTAGGCAGAGGAACCGGACACCACGATCATGGTTTCTCAGCTGAAATCCAAACACTAGGCAGAATCAAGCACAGGTACATCGTACGATTACTAGGATATGTCTCGAACAAGGATACAAACGTGCTGTTGTACGAGTACATGTCGAATGGTAGCTTAGGGGACATGTTACATGGTGCAAAAGGGGCACATTTGAGGTGGGAGACGAGGTATCGTATTGCTGTTGAAGCTGCAAAGGGATTGTGTTATTTGCACCATGATTGTTCGCCTTCAATTATTCATAGGGATGTTAAGTCGAATAATATTCTGCTGGATTCTGATTATGAAGCTCATGTTGCTGATTTTGGCTTAGCCAAATTCTTGCAAGATGCTGGTGCATCTGAATGCATGTCTTCTATTGCTGGCTCATATGGTTACATTGCACCAG AGTACGCATACACGTTGAAAGTTGACCAAAAAAGCGATGTGTACAGTTTTGGAGTTGTACTGTTGGAATTGATCACAGGTCACAAACCAGTTGGTGAATTTGGGGACGGTGTAGATATAGTGAGATGGGTTAATAAAACAATATCAGAATTATCTCAGCCGTCCGATGCAGCTTCAGTTTTAGCAGTTGTTGACTCAAGGCTACACAGTTATCCTATTGGGAGTGTAATAAACTTGTTCAAGATTGCTATGATGTGTGTTGAAGAGGAAAGTTGTGCTAGGCCTACTATGAGAGAAGTTGTTCATTTGCTTACTAATCCACCTCAAtctactactactgctgctactactactctccTCGCCCTTTGA